A single region of the Syntrophotaleaceae bacterium genome encodes:
- a CDS encoding DNA internalization-related competence protein ComEC/Rec2: MSHDRGAPSPVFFLFAHGGLPVLFCCFTLGLLLAPFFSPWPLLPPLLLFLGLFWLTILSRTASGFWFLPLLFLLFGTALYHLHLQPPRSPRHISVFADSGIITLQGTVFNTQPREGQGCFLDVDVKTVFRNGSAGPSEGRMRLFIEEALLPPAPGDRIRFSAKLKRPRPFGTPGEFNYPRYLAARGIFITAFLENTKDLVRFSSEKGPGLRSRIARFRQETGRRIDRTVNPETAPLVRALVIGDGGSISGEQRELLARAGISHLFAISGLHLGLVALLLFSLFRFLYGFSEKLLLFQPPGRFLPLALLPLLWLYLQLAGNPLSARRAFLMAALAALLLTLARRTPPLRILLAVAFAMLCWSPLSLFEASFQLSFAGLGGILIFLPRWQKYLQQLPRLLLWPAGTAAATLAATITTLPLVLLHFHLLAPAGLLTNLVCVPLIGFGAVPAGLAGLAVGPLLPEAGAVLFKVCEWMTALAWNLCRHSIDVPILSGQVVYPAPWMLGILSCIVIALILPFEPRFRPARVLLLGTMAVLFVIPFSAGGEMTLTALSVGQGDSLLLTRPDGSHYLIDGGGFSRGTFDTGARLVGPALGRLGIRSLDAVILTHDHPDHRRGLVHILEHFPVKSFWCAEQPERLDPELLTPLQERNIPVKTFPPGWTFPEETKETATLGVFVPDQPPDRLNDRSLVLYARHGEDGVLLTGDLEKAGVEELLRKTPDLPISLLKLPHHGSRHSLPWLLTERFEPRLVFASQGYGNPYGLPHPEVVAALQRQNLTLLRTDCDGTLRFHSRGSGWRCKRWCNGLFH; the protein is encoded by the coding sequence ATGTCTCACGACCGAGGTGCGCCATCGCCGGTATTTTTTCTATTCGCCCATGGCGGTCTCCCCGTACTTTTCTGCTGTTTTACCCTTGGCCTGCTGCTTGCCCCCTTTTTTTCTCCCTGGCCGCTCCTGCCCCCATTGCTCCTTTTTCTGGGCCTGTTCTGGCTGACAATCCTGTCCCGCACCGCTTCGGGCTTCTGGTTTCTGCCTCTGCTTTTTCTGCTGTTCGGCACCGCCCTCTATCACCTGCATCTGCAGCCGCCCCGATCCCCTCGCCATATCAGTGTTTTTGCCGATTCGGGGATCATCACCCTCCAGGGAACCGTTTTCAATACCCAACCGAGGGAAGGACAGGGCTGTTTTCTGGATGTGGATGTTAAGACAGTTTTCCGAAATGGCAGCGCAGGTCCCAGCGAAGGGCGGATGCGTCTTTTCATCGAAGAGGCGCTTTTGCCTCCTGCACCAGGGGATCGCATCCGGTTTTCGGCAAAACTGAAACGCCCCCGCCCCTTCGGCACCCCCGGAGAATTCAATTATCCCCGCTATCTGGCTGCTCGGGGAATTTTTATCACCGCATTTCTGGAAAACACCAAAGATCTCGTTCGATTCAGCTCGGAGAAAGGCCCTGGCCTGCGGTCGCGAATAGCCCGGTTTCGTCAGGAAACAGGCCGCCGCATCGACCGGACGGTCAATCCTGAAACCGCGCCGCTGGTGAGGGCCCTGGTGATCGGCGATGGAGGGAGCATTTCAGGGGAACAAAGGGAACTGCTGGCCCGGGCCGGCATCTCACACCTTTTTGCCATCAGTGGACTGCACCTTGGTCTGGTGGCCCTGCTGCTTTTCAGTCTGTTCCGATTTCTTTACGGATTCAGTGAAAAACTGCTGCTGTTTCAACCCCCGGGACGATTTCTTCCCCTGGCGCTGCTGCCCCTGCTCTGGCTCTATCTGCAGCTGGCGGGAAACCCGCTTTCGGCCAGAAGGGCCTTTTTGATGGCGGCCCTTGCCGCCCTGCTGCTGACCCTGGCCCGCCGGACTCCCCCGTTGCGCATTCTGCTGGCAGTGGCTTTCGCCATGCTGTGCTGGTCTCCTCTCTCCCTCTTCGAAGCCTCGTTCCAATTGTCCTTTGCCGGGCTGGGCGGAATCCTGATCTTCCTTCCCCGCTGGCAAAAGTACCTGCAGCAACTGCCCCGCTTGCTGCTGTGGCCGGCAGGCACAGCCGCCGCCACCCTGGCTGCCACCATCACCACCCTGCCACTGGTCCTGCTGCATTTCCATCTCCTCGCCCCGGCGGGGCTTTTGACAAACCTCGTCTGCGTTCCCCTGATCGGTTTCGGAGCGGTGCCCGCGGGTCTTGCTGGGCTGGCCGTCGGCCCCCTGCTTCCGGAAGCCGGAGCTGTCCTGTTCAAGGTCTGCGAGTGGATGACCGCCCTCGCCTGGAACCTCTGCCGGCACTCCATCGACGTCCCCATCCTGTCAGGACAAGTGGTTTATCCCGCGCCGTGGATGCTGGGCATCCTGTCCTGCATCGTCATAGCCCTGATACTGCCCTTCGAACCCCGCTTTCGCCCGGCCCGGGTGCTGCTCCTGGGGACCATGGCCGTTCTTTTCGTGATCCCCTTCTCTGCCGGGGGCGAAATGACCCTAACCGCCTTGAGTGTCGGACAGGGCGACTCTCTGCTGCTGACCAGGCCGGATGGCAGCCACTACCTGATCGATGGAGGAGGATTTTCCCGGGGGACCTTCGACACCGGTGCCAGACTGGTCGGTCCGGCCCTCGGCCGGCTCGGAATCCGTTCACTGGACGCCGTCATCCTGACCCACGATCATCCCGATCACCGGCGAGGTCTCGTGCATATCCTCGAACACTTCCCGGTCAAATCCTTCTGGTGTGCCGAACAACCCGAAAGACTCGATCCCGAATTGCTGACCCCCTTGCAGGAACGAAACATTCCGGTGAAAACCTTCCCGCCCGGCTGGACCTTCCCGGAGGAGACAAAGGAGACTGCGACCCTGGGGGTATTCGTCCCTGATCAACCTCCGGACCGGCTCAACGACCGCTCCCTGGTCCTGTATGCCCGGCACGGAGAGGACGGGGTTCTGCTGACCGGAGATCTGGAAAAAGCGGGTGTGGAGGAGCTGCTGCGGAAAACACCGGATCTGCCCATCAGCCTGCTGAAACTGCCCCACCACGGCAGCCGGCATTCACTCCCCTGGCTGTTGACGGAACGATTCGAACCTCGGCTGGTCTTCGCTTCTCAGGGTTACGGCAATCCCTACGGTCTGCCTCACCCGGAAGTCGTTGCCGCTCTCCAGCGGCAAAACCTGACTCTCCTGCGCACCGATTGCGACGGAACGCTGCGGTTTCACAGCCGGGGATCGGGCTGGCGTTGCAAAAGATGGTGCAACGGCCTTTTCCATTGA
- the amrS gene encoding AmmeMemoRadiSam system radical SAM enzyme, which yields MHEALFWEKEKDNRVRCSLCRFRCLISDGRRGRCGVRENQRGTLYTLVYGKSIAENIDPIEKKPLFHYHPGSLSYSIATVGCNFRCLHCQNYTISQWPQDQPVTGLDLPPAEIVRRAAHSGCRSIAYTYTEPTIYFEYAYDTAVLARERGLGNIFVTNGYITPEALEKIAPYLDAANVDLKGYSEQFYREVTGAELQGVLETLLHYRKLGIWLEVTTLIIPGRNDDTDQLRDIARFIAGQLGTDTPWHITAFHPAYRMSGLPRTPPETLYKARDIGLQAGLKYVYEGNLINAREDTLCPGCGKAVIERDGFRLKGKHLEKGFCEFCRTEIPGIGL from the coding sequence ATGCATGAAGCTCTTTTCTGGGAAAAGGAAAAAGACAACCGCGTTCGCTGTTCTCTGTGCCGGTTTCGCTGTCTCATATCCGACGGGCGCCGGGGCAGATGCGGGGTTCGGGAGAATCAGAGAGGCACCCTCTATACCCTGGTCTACGGCAAAAGCATCGCCGAAAACATCGATCCCATCGAAAAGAAGCCTCTTTTTCATTACCATCCCGGTTCCCTGAGCTATTCCATAGCCACCGTAGGCTGCAATTTCCGCTGTCTGCATTGCCAGAATTACACCATATCCCAATGGCCCCAGGACCAGCCGGTGACCGGTCTGGACCTCCCTCCTGCTGAAATCGTGCGGCGGGCCGCACACAGCGGCTGCCGCAGCATCGCCTATACCTATACCGAACCGACCATCTACTTCGAGTATGCCTACGATACCGCAGTCCTGGCTCGTGAACGGGGTTTGGGCAACATCTTCGTCACCAACGGCTACATCACTCCAGAGGCTCTGGAAAAGATCGCCCCCTATCTGGATGCGGCCAATGTCGATCTCAAGGGTTACTCGGAGCAGTTCTACCGCGAGGTCACAGGAGCCGAACTGCAGGGAGTCCTGGAAACACTTCTGCATTATCGTAAGCTGGGCATATGGCTTGAAGTCACCACCCTGATCATTCCCGGCCGCAATGACGACACCGATCAACTGCGGGATATCGCCCGTTTCATCGCCGGTCAACTCGGAACCGACACCCCCTGGCACATTACCGCATTCCATCCCGCATACCGGATGAGCGGTCTGCCGCGAACCCCTCCGGAAACCTTGTACAAGGCGCGGGACATCGGTTTACAGGCCGGTTTGAAGTACGTCTATGAAGGCAACCTGATAAATGCCAGAGAGGATACCCTGTGCCCGGGGTGCGGCAAGGCCGTCATCGAAAGGGATGGGTTTCGGTTAAAAGGGAAGCACCTTGAAAAGGGCTTCTGTGAGTTCTGCCGGACTGAAATACCGGGCATCGGCCTGTAA